From a single Phragmites australis chromosome 7, lpPhrAust1.1, whole genome shotgun sequence genomic region:
- the LOC133924305 gene encoding putative lipoxygenase 5, producing MASSMELLGRSFLPGSAGVAAAVRERGGGLCFAAVGRQGRRRQLRSTAPVGALAERAVVTPAPAERPGAAPPESHPQSVAARAVVTVRRRRKEDAKQRVVEQLDAYADRVGRSVLLELVSTETDPRKGGPKKSKRSRLVGWFEKKDVKAERVVYTAEFSIDASFGEPGAVTVLNRHTREFFIESIVVEGFPSGPAQFTCNSWVQPTRVDRNPRVFFTNKPYLPSETPPGLQGLRRQELTDLRGDGTGERRTTDRVYDYDVYNDLGHPDKGAEFARPVLGGELLPYPRRMRTGRPSTATDERAESRVEYPEPIYVSRDEEFEEGKNEMLSEGALKALLHNFMPLLVSSVSPDIQDFAGFHDVDNLFKEGLRMKQALQDQLFQKIPFVRKIQENSEGLLRYDTPDIIKKDKFAWLRDDEFARQALAGINPVNIERLRAFPLVSKLDPVVYGPPESAITEEHIIGQLDGMSVQQALQDNRLYMLDFHDIFLPFLDQINAQDGRKAYGTRTLFFLTASGTLKPIAIELCLPPMTDACKRAKRVFTPPADATSNWLWQLAKAHVCSNDAGVHQLVNHWLRTHACMEPFIIAAHRQMSAMHPIFKLLKPHMRYTLKINALARQILINGDGVIESGFTPGRYCMEMSAFAYRELWRFDQEGLPADLLRRGMAVEDPTQPHGLRLLIEDYPYATDGLLLWSAISRWCDTYVAFYYPSDEAVQSDNELQSWYAEAVQTGHEDKRDAPWWPRLSTPSDLASLLTTLLWLTSAQHAALNFGQYPLGGYIPNRPPLMRRLVPAAGDPEYAHLVADPHRFFLSALPSLTQTTTFMTVIDTLSTHSADEEYLGERPDEAWTADPAALAAAREFAADVGQAEEEIERRNADTARRNRCGAGVLPYELMAPSSEPGITCRGIPNSVTI from the exons ATGGCGTCGTCGATGGAGCTGCTGGGGAGATCTTTCTTGCCGGGCTCTGCaggcgtggcggcggcggttcgGGAGCGGGGAGGCGGGCTCTGCTTCGCCGCGGTTGGGAgacaggggaggaggaggcagctgAGGTCGACGGCGCCGGTGGGGGCCCTGGCCGAGCGGGCCGTCGTGActccggcgccggcggagaGGCCCGGGgccgcgccgccggagtcgCACCCGCAGAGCGTGGCGGCGCGGGCCGTGGTGACGGTGCGGCGGAGGCGGAAGGAGGACGCCAAGCAGCGGGTCGTCGAGCAACTGGACGCGTACGCCGACAGGGTCGGCCGGAGCGTCCTCCTCGAGCTCGTCAGCACGGAGACCGACCCAA GAAAAGGGGGCCCCAAGAAGAGCAAGCGGTCCCGGCTGGTGGGCTGGTTCGAGAAGAAGGACGTCAAGGCGGAGCGGGTGGTATACACGGCTGAGTTCTCCATCGACGCGTCCTTCGGCGAGCCGGGCGCGGTGACCGTGCTCAACCGGCACACGCGCGAGTTCTTCATCGAGAGCATCGTCGTCGAGGGCTTCCCGTCCGGGCCCGCGCAATTCACCTGCAACTCGTGGGTCCAGCCCACCCGCGTGGACCGCAACCCGCGCGTGTTCTTCACCAACAAGCCGTACCTGCCGTCCGAGACGCCGCCGGGGCTGCAGGGGCTCCGGCGGCAGGAGCTCACCGACCTGAGGGGCGACGGCACCGGCGAGCGCAGGACCACAGACCGGGTGTACGACTACGACGTGTACAACGACCTCGGCCACCCGGACAAGGGCGCAGAGTTCGCCCGTCCCGTCCTCGGCGGCGAGCTACTGCCGTACCCGCGGCGGATGCGGACGGGCCGGCCCAGCACCGCCACAG ACGAGCGCGCGGAGAGCAGGGTGGAGTACCCGGAGCCCATCTACGTGTCGCGGGACGAGGAGTTCGAGGAAGGCAAGAACGAGATGCTGTCGGAGGGCGCGCTCAAGGCGCTGCTCCACAACTTCATGCCGCTGCTGGTGAGCTCCGTCTCGCCGGACATCCAGGACTTCGCCGGCTTCCACGACGTGGACAACCTCTTCAAGGAGGGCCTCCGGATGAAGCAGGCGCTGCAGGACCAGCTGTTCCAGAAGATCCCCTTCGTGCGCAAGATCCAGGAGAACAGCGAGGGCCTCCTCCGCTACGACACCCCCGACATCATCAAGA AGGACAAGTTTGCGTGGCTGCGCGACGACGAGTTCGCGCGTCAGGCGCTGGCTGGCATCAACCCCGTCAACATCGAGCGTCTTCGG GCATTCCCGCTGGTGAGCAAGCTGGACCCGGTCGTGTACGGCCCGCCGGAGTCAGCCATCACGGAGGAGCACATCATCGGGCAGCTTGACGGAATGTCTGTGCAGCAGGCGCTGCAGGACAACAGGCTCTACATGCTGGACTTCCACGACATCTTCCTCCCGTTCCTGGATCAGATCAACGCGCAGGACGGGCGGAAGGCCTACGGCACGCGCACGCTCTTCTTCCTGACGGCCTCGGGCACGCTGAAGCCCATCGCGATCGAGCTGTGCCTGCCGCCGATGACCGACGCCTGCAAGCGCGCCAAGCGGGTGTTCACGCCCCCCGCCGACGCCACCAGCAACTGGCTGTGGCAGCTTGCCAAGGCGCACGTGTGCTCCAACGACGCCGGCGTTCACCAGCTCGTCAACCACTG GCTGAGGACGCACGCGTGCATGGAGCCGTTCATCATCGCGGCGCACCGGCAGATGAGCGCGATGCACCCGATCTTCAAGCTGCTCAAGCCGCACATGCGGTACACGCTCAAGATCAACGCACTGGCGCGGCAGATCCTCATCAATGGCGACGGCGTCATCGAGTCGGGGTTCACCCCCGGCCGCTACTGCATGGAGATGAGCGCGTTCGCGTACCGGGAGCTCTGGCGGTTCGACCAGGAGGGACTCCCCGCCGATCTCCTCAGAAG AGGCATGGCCGTGGAGGACCCGACCCAGCCGCACGGCCTCCGGCTGCTCATCGAGGACTACCCGTACGCCACGGACGGGCTGCTCCTCTGGTCGGCCATCTCGCGGTGGTGCGACACGTACGTGGCGTTCTACTACCCGTCCGACGAGGCCGTGCAGAGCGACAACGAGCTGCAGTCGTGGTACGCCGAGGCCGTGCAGACGGGGCACGAGGACAAGCGCGACGCGCCGTGGTGGCCGCGCCTGTCGACGCCCTCCGACCTCGCGTCCCTGCTCACCACTCTGCTGTGGCTCACCTCGGCGCAGCACGCGGCGCTCAACTTCGGGCAGTACCCGCTGGGCGGGTACATCCCGAACCGGCCGCCGCTGATGCGCCGGCTGGTTCCCGCGGCGGGCGACCCGGAGTACGCGCACCTGGTCGCGGACCCGCACCGGTTCTTCCTGTCGGCGCTGCCCAGCCTGACGCAGACGACCACGTTCATGACGGTCATCGACACGCTGTCCACGCACTCCGCCGACGAGGAGTACCTCGGGGAGCGCCCCGACGAGGCGTGGACGGCGGACCCGGCCGCGCTGGCGGCGGCTCGTGAGTTCGCGGCCGACGTGGGCCAGGCTGAGGAGGAGATCGAGCGGCGCAACGCCGACACCGCCAGGCGCAACCGGTGCGGCGCCGGCGTGCTGCCGTATGAGCTCATGGCGCCGTCGTCCGAGCCGGGCATCACCTGCCGTGGCATACCCAACAGCGTCACCATTTAG